From the genome of Vicia villosa cultivar HV-30 ecotype Madison, WI linkage group LG2, Vvil1.0, whole genome shotgun sequence, one region includes:
- the LOC131650411 gene encoding cysteine-rich repeat secretory protein 38-like: protein MEPRLNLKDGKKVSGVEFELFNNSVYGLLNEVAVKAAHSTTAKKFATGEVRIARTSLTVYGLGQCVTDLTSPQYEMCLEMAIRSLAECCGGEEGASAMLASCVVRYELYPFYNVTSSSSSGNLSF from the coding sequence ATGGAACCGAGGTTGAATCTGAAAGACGGTAAGAAAGTCTCCGGCGTTGAGTTTGAGCTGTTTAATAACTCGGTGTatggtttgttgaatgaggtgGCGGTTAAGGCGGCGCATTCGACGACGGCGAAGAAATTTGCTACCGGAGAAGTGAGAATTGCGAGAACGTCGTTGACAGTTTATGGACTGGGGCAGTGTGTTACGGATTTGACGAGTCCTCAGTATGAGATGTGTTTGGAAATGGCGATTAGGAGTTTGGCGGAGTGTTGCGGTGGTGAAGAGGGTGCAAGTGCTATGCTTGCGTCGTGTGTCGTTAGATATGAACTCTATCCATTTTACAAcgtaacttcatcttcttcatcaggtAATTTATCATTTTAA
- the LOC131652621 gene encoding cysteine-rich receptor-like protein kinase 10 has translation MLKENFGDELKTLESLQFKVATIEAATNKFSKENEIGKGGFGIVYKGVLSDGQQIAVKKLSINSGQGSIEFQNEILLIAKLQHINLVTLLGFCLEEREKMLIYEYVPNKSLDYFLFDHKKHRVLDWFERYKIIGGIARGILYLHEYSRLKVIHRDLKSSNILLDNNMNPKISDFGLARIVTIDQEPGRTNRIVGTYGYMSPEYAMHGQFSEKSDVFSFGVIIIEIVSGKKNVRPIELDDFDDLLSIAWRKWRSETPLELLDPVLKDSYSRSEVIKCIQLGLLCVQESPLDRPTMAQVVSYLSNLLVELPFPQEPAFSMDRRTRLNITRESSSGQFNSNSLVSSINDMTKSQFFPR, from the exons ATGCTAAAGGAAAATT TTGGAGATGAACTAAAAACACTGGAGTCATTACAATTCAAGGTTGCTACAATTGAAGCTGCCACCAACAAATTCTCAAAGGAGAACGAGATAGGTAAAGGAGGATTTGGTATTGTCTACAAG GGTGTTCTTTCTGATGGACAACAAATAGCAGTAAAGAAACTGTCAATAAATTCAGGACAAGGTTCTATAGAGTTTCAAAATGAAATATTACTCATAGCCAAGCTTCAACACATAAATTTGGTGACTTTGTTAGGATTCTGTTTGGAAGAACGAGAGAAAATGCTTATATATGAGTATGTGCCTAATAAGAGTCTTGATTATTTTCTATTTG ATCACAAAAAACACAGGGTGTTAGATTGGTTCGAGCGTTACAAAATTATAGGAGGAATTGCACGGGGAATTCTTTACTTACATGAGTATTCAAGACTTAAAGTCATACATCGAGATCTCAAATCTAGCAATATACTGTTGGATAATAATATGAATCCAAAAATATCTGATTTCGGTTTGGCAAGAATAGTTACAATCGATCAAGAACCAGGAAGAACTAACAGAATTGTGGGAACATA TGGTTATATGTCTCCTGAATATGCAATGCATGGACAATTTTCTGAGAAGTCAGATGTGTTTAGTTTTGGGGTTATAATTATTGAGATAGTTAGCGGAAAGAAAAATGTCCGTCCCATTGAATTAGATGATTTTGATGACCTCCTAAGTATT GCTTGGAGAAAATGGAGGAGTGAAACACCATTAGAATTGTTGGACCCCGTTCTAAAAGACTCATATTCTCGTAGTGAAGTTATTAAGTGCATTCAACTTGGTTTGTTATGTGTTCAAGAAAGTCCACTTGATAGACCAACAATGGCACAAGTTGTCTCATATCTCAGTAATCTTTTAGTTGAATTACCGTTTCCTCAAGAGCCAGCATTTTCCATGGATAGGAGAACGAGGTTAAACATAACAAGAGAGTCTAGTTCAGGTCAATTTAATAGTAATTCTTTGGTTTCATCGATCAATGACATGACCAAGAGTCAATTTTTCCCTAGATAA
- the LOC131650412 gene encoding disease resistance protein RUN1-like, with protein MSFHTERLEPREKEIFLHIACFFKGEKVDYVRGVLDACGLHPDIGIPLIVEKSFITIRNKEIHMHGMLQELGKQIVRGQHPYDPEFWSRLWLYQDFHRVAMTKMKAPIETKAIVLDQKEDGLEFNQLRGEDLSKFGSLYFFLIPYVIFPWNGYPFPSLPSNIQLHNLVELNMPGSNLVVLWEDSQRLPCLKRMDLSNSKELMVTPNFEGIQNLERIDFTGCINLLQVHPSVGLLTELVFLSLQNCTCLTSLDFGSVSRVWSLRVLRLSGCIELAKTPDFTGASNLEYLDMDRCKILSEIHKSIGALTKLRFLSFRDCTELFPNPNIFDNMTSLTSLDLRGCGRFSTLPLPSTTLNSPSPLESLIFLDLSFCNILVVPDSIGDLKGLERLNLQGNRFSTLPTTFKRLSNLAYLNLSHCHKLKRLPKLSSKSGQSDSLERYFTTTSGSRDHRSGLYVYDCPRIAKRFALEDLDIPFKWLKRLLKEPRHFRCGFDIVLPLHGKYVDSHGNPSIPQWFNHQFEEGSVIRINNSDMQVDWAGFSFCVAFQVDIRQAVTDLHRHFHLPPSIPFFLSFESEHTEECFDMPLSLERNKVASSNYIWVIYISREHCHFVKTGAKITFKAGSGLTMKKWGFRVLTKKGVERTPRTQLPLLSIENVDERSSRFEGKIKLPYNWLVSSEDEVENDEAKGKEINLFNLGLLTGQLHFHL; from the exons ATGTCTTTCCATACTGAGAGACTAGAGCCGAGAGAGAAAGAAATATTTCTGCATATTGCTTGTTTCTTTAAAGGGGAGAAGGTGGATTATGTGAGGGGAGTTCTAGATGCTTGTGGATTGCACCCTGATATTGGAATTCCACTTATTGTTGAAAAATCGTTCATAACAATTAGAAACAAGGAAATTCATATGCATGGAATGTTGCAAGAGTTGGGGAAGCAAATTGTTCGGGGACAACATCCGTACGACCCAGAGTTCTGGAGTAGATTGTGGCTTTACCAGGATTTCCATCGCGTGGCGATGACAAAAATG AAAGCACCGATAGAAACTAAAGCCATAGTTCTAGATCAAAAGGAGGATGGCTTAGAATTCAATCAGTTGAGGGGTGAAGATCTATCAAAATTC GGAAGCCTGTATTTCTTTCTAATTCCCTATGTTATCTTTCCGTGGAATGGTTATCCTTTCCCTTCTTTGCCTTCAAATATTCAGCTACATAACCTCGTCGAATTGAATATGCCTGGCAGCAACCTCGTCGTATTGTGGGAAGACAGTCAG CGTCTACCTTGTTTGAAAAGGATGGATCTGAGCAACTCCAAAGAATTAATGGTAACTCCAAATTTTGAAGGGATCCAAAATCTGGAGCGGATAGATTTTACAGGATGCATAAACCTGTTGCAAGTGCATCCATCAGTTGGACTTCTTACAGAACTTGTATTCTTGAGTTTGCAGAACTGTACCTGTCTCACCAGCCTTGATTTCGGCAGTGTATCAAGAGTATGGTCTCTCAGAGTTCTGCGTCTCTCTGGTTGCATAGAATTGGCAAAGACTCCAGATTTCACAGGAGCATCAAATCTTGAGTACCTTGATATGGATCGATGTAAAATTTTATCTGAGATCCATAAATCTATTGGGGCTCTTACAAAGCTTAGATTCTTAAGTTTCAGAGACTGCACAGAGTTGTTTCCAAATCCTAACATCTTTGATAATATGACATCTCTTACGTCTCTGGATCTACGTGGCTGTGGGAGATTTTCAACTCTGCCCCTGCCAAGCACCACCCTCAATTCTCCTTCTCCTCTGGAATCATTGATTTTCCTGGACTTAAGCTTTTGCAACATTTTGGTAGTACCTGACTCTATTGGAGACTTAAAGGGTTTAGAAAGACTAAATTTACAGGGAAATAGGTTTAGCACACTTCCTACTACATTCAAGAGGCTTTCCAATCTAGCATATTTAAACTTGTCACATTGTCACAAACTTAAAAGATTGCCAAAGCTCTCATCCAAGAGTGGCCAATCAGATTCACTGGAAAGGTATTTTACAACAACATCTGGATCGCGTGATCATAGGTCTGGATTATATGTTTATGACTGTCCCAGGATAGCTAAGCGGTTTGCTCTTGAGGATCTAGACATTCCATTTAAATGGCTAAAAAGACTATTAAAG gaacctCGTCATTTTCGATGTGGCTTTGACATTGTTCTTCCTTTGCATGGTAAATATGTTGATTCACATGGAAACCCTTCAATTCCACAGTGGTTCAACCACCAGTTTGAGGAAGGTTCAGTAATAAGGATAAATAACTCTGATATGCAAGTTGATTGGGCTGGCTTTTCCTTTTGTGTAGCATTTCAAGTAGATATCCGCCAAGCAGTAACTGACTTACATCGTCATTTTCATTTGCCACCGTCaattcctttttttctttcttttgaaagTGAACACACAGAAGAATGCTTTGATATGCCGCTTAGTTTGGAACGAAATAAGGTGGCTAGCTCAAATTATATTTGGGTAATCTATATCTCTCGTGAACACTGCCATTTTGTGAAAACAGGagcaaaaatcacatttaaagCTGGCAGTGGTTTGACTATGAAGAAGTGGGGGTTCCGTGTGCTAACCAAGAAGGGCGTAGAAAGGACACCGAGAACACAACTTCCGTTGTTGTCCATTGAGAATGTAGATGAAAGAAGCAGCAGATTTGAGGGTAAAATCAAGCTTCCTTACAATTGGTTAGTTTCTTCTGAAGATGAAGTTGAGAATGATGAAGCCAAGGGAAAAGAAATCAATCTCTTTAATCTAGGCCTTTTGACAGGCCAACTACActtccatttataa